The Microbacterium limosum genome contains a region encoding:
- a CDS encoding NUDIX hydrolase: MDMRVAAYAVIVEDDRILLARWTEGLRPAWTLPGGGLDPGEDPAAAARREVREETGLDAVIGELLGIHSRVIPAAKRVTAGAAAPLHTLRIVYRASVRGGTLRNEVGGSTDRAEWVRLDELDRRQRVSLVGIGLKMAGLR, encoded by the coding sequence ATGGACATGCGGGTCGCGGCATACGCCGTCATCGTCGAGGACGACCGCATCCTGCTCGCGCGGTGGACGGAAGGACTCCGTCCCGCGTGGACCCTGCCGGGCGGCGGCCTCGATCCGGGTGAGGATCCCGCTGCCGCCGCGCGACGCGAGGTTCGGGAGGAGACCGGCCTCGACGCCGTCATCGGCGAGCTGCTCGGCATCCACTCCCGCGTCATCCCCGCCGCCAAGCGGGTGACGGCCGGGGCGGCGGCCCCGCTCCACACGCTGCGCATCGTCTACCGCGCGAGCGTGCGGGGCGGAACCTTGCGCAACGAGGTCGGCGGTTCGACCGATCGCGCGGAGTGGGTGCGCCTCGACGAGCTGGACCGACGCCAGCGCGTGAGCCTCGTCGGCATCGGCCTGAAGATGGCCGGCCTG